The Microbacterium sp. SORGH_AS_0862 region TCAGCGTGGGCAGCGTTCACCCCTCCAACCTACGCCAGCGCACCGGGCACCACGGCGGCGGTGCGGTGACGGCTTGTTACCTCCCGTGTCGGCCGGTGTGCTCCGACCGACCAGGCTCGTTAGTTTCGGGACTCGACCCCCGTCCGCCCCGAGGAGCCCGCCATGAGCACCGCCGTCGCCACGGACCGCGTCCATCCGGATGCGGGAGCGCCCGCATCCCGTCTGCAGTTCGACGGCCTTGGGCGTACCTTCGGCACGCACGTCGTGCTCGACGGGATCGATCTCGCTGTCGAGCCGGGCGAACTGGTCGCGATCCTGGGCGCCTCCGGCTCGGGGAAGTCGACGCTGCTGCGCATCGCCGGCGGCCTCGACCGCGCCAGCGAAGGATCGGTGACGATCGACGGCGAGCCCGTCGCCGCGCACGACGCGCGCGTCGCGATCGGCTTCCAAGAGCCGCGTCTGCTGCCCTGGCGGTCCGTATCGGAGAACATCGCGCTCGGGCTTGCACCGGGCCTCTCCCGCGAAGAACGTTCGCAGCGCATCGGATCGCTGCTCGAGCTCATCGGACTCACCGCCTTCGCCCACCACCGCCCCCGCGAGATCTCGGGCGGGATGGCGCAGCGCACCTCGCTCGCCCGCGCGCTCGCGCGGCGGCCCGGCGTGCTGCTGCTCGACGAGCCGTTCGGCGCCCTCGACGCGCTCACACGACTCAAGATGCAAGATCTCCTGCTCTCGATCCTGGATGAGGCGCCCACGACGACGCTCCTGGTCACGCACGACGTCGACGAGGCCCTGCAGGTCGCCGACCGCGTCATCGTTCTCGGAGTCGAGGCAGGGTCGGCGGGCGCCCGCATCCAGCGCCTGGTGACGGTTCCCGGAACCCGGCCGCGCGACCGCGGCTCAGCCGAGCTCGCCGAGCTCCGCGCCGATCTCCTCGGCGCGCTGGGCATCGACCGCCACGCGCACTGATCTCTCCCTTTCCACACTCTCCCTTTCCACAGCAATCGAAAGGCTTGCCATGTCCCGCTCTCGCCGTCTCCTCGGTGCCTTCGCCGGCTTCGCCGTCGCCGCCGTCGCCCTCTCAGGCTGTGTCGCCGGAGAGGACGCTCCCGCTCCCGCGGGCAGCGACGCCGCCGCATCCGATGTCACCATCAAGCTCGACTGGGCGACCTACAACCCGCTCAGCCTCATCATCAAGGACCAGGGCTGGCTCGAAGCCGACGGATACAACGTCGAATGGGTGCAGTCGCTCGGTTCGTCGAAGG contains the following coding sequences:
- a CDS encoding ABC transporter ATP-binding protein; amino-acid sequence: MSTAVATDRVHPDAGAPASRLQFDGLGRTFGTHVVLDGIDLAVEPGELVAILGASGSGKSTLLRIAGGLDRASEGSVTIDGEPVAAHDARVAIGFQEPRLLPWRSVSENIALGLAPGLSREERSQRIGSLLELIGLTAFAHHRPREISGGMAQRTSLARALARRPGVLLLDEPFGALDALTRLKMQDLLLSILDEAPTTTLLVTHDVDEALQVADRVIVLGVEAGSAGARIQRLVTVPGTRPRDRGSAELAELRADLLGALGIDRHAH